In a single window of the Planctomycetia bacterium genome:
- a CDS encoding PEP-CTERM sorting domain-containing protein produces MGIWNRGFVLWVVTFFVTISITTQAALSFPAPSFMGLGDLPGGVFNSQAWGISPDGGTVVGMADFAVSTSQAFRWTSATGMVGIDDLAGGTLRSEARSASLNGTFIVGCGNSSLGREAFRWTQATGMIGLGDLAGFGFDSCLTGTSIDGSVSAGWGSLSSRHAVRWTQATGMTILGDLPGGGVDSSAWGISSNGSVIVGEAQSAAAGFSRFEAFRWTQSGGMTGLGDLPGGSFDSRAYAVSADGNAIVGRSNSANGVEAFFWSGATGMIGLGDLPGLGTSSQASAVSGDGSLVVGFATPDSRAAAFIWDSVRGMRELQTVLSIDFGLDLAGWQLISATGISSDGTVITGAGINPGGQTEAWIAVIPEPVSIAPFLIVFAILRPRNRIA; encoded by the coding sequence ATGGGAATATGGAACCGAGGTTTTGTTCTGTGGGTGGTCACCTTTTTCGTGACCATCAGCATCACTACTCAGGCCGCCCTTTCTTTTCCTGCGCCGAGCTTCATGGGTTTGGGCGATCTGCCGGGTGGTGTCTTTAATAGCCAAGCCTGGGGCATCTCGCCGGACGGGGGCACGGTTGTTGGAATGGCCGACTTCGCCGTATCTACTTCCCAGGCATTTAGGTGGACTTCAGCGACTGGCATGGTTGGCATAGATGACCTTGCTGGCGGAACCTTAAGGAGCGAGGCCCGATCGGCTTCGTTGAACGGCACTTTCATCGTTGGCTGTGGAAACTCGTCGCTCGGGCGAGAAGCATTTCGGTGGACCCAGGCTACAGGAATGATCGGCCTGGGCGACCTTGCGGGTTTTGGATTCGATAGTTGTCTTACGGGTACCTCCATTGATGGAAGTGTTTCCGCTGGCTGGGGTAGTTTGTCCAGCCGCCATGCCGTTCGTTGGACGCAGGCTACTGGAATGACGATTCTAGGAGACTTGCCGGGTGGCGGCGTCGATAGTTCCGCATGGGGTATCTCGTCAAATGGTTCGGTAATCGTAGGAGAAGCACAGAGCGCAGCGGCCGGATTCTCTCGATTTGAGGCCTTCCGGTGGACGCAGTCAGGCGGAATGACTGGACTCGGTGATCTTCCCGGGGGCAGCTTTGACAGCCGCGCTTACGCGGTCTCTGCTGACGGAAACGCCATCGTGGGAAGGAGCAATTCTGCGAACGGAGTAGAGGCGTTCTTCTGGTCAGGCGCAACGGGAATGATTGGGCTCGGCGATCTTCCGGGCCTTGGAACCAGCAGTCAGGCAAGCGCGGTTTCTGGAGATGGCTCACTTGTCGTCGGATTTGCAACGCCTGACAGCCGCGCGGCAGCTTTCATTTGGGACTCGGTACGCGGAATGCGTGAGCTGCAGACTGTGCTAAGCATCGATTTCGGCCTTGACCTGGCGGGCTGGCAGCTCATTTCAGCAACCGGTATATCGTCGGATGGAACCGTAATAACGGGTGCCGGAATCAATCCGGGCGGACAGACGGAAGCCTGGATTGCCGTTATTCCGGAGCCTGTGTCAATCGCCCC
- a CDS encoding EVE domain-containing protein — protein sequence MADAKYWLLKTEPQTYSIDDLARDKRTCWDGVRNYQARNFMRDDMKLGDGVLIYHSSADPIGVAGVARVAREAYPDHTALDKKNDHYDPKSTKDDPIWMMVDVEFVEKFGEVVTLSTLRKTKGLEKMLVLQRGQRLSVMPVEPTHFEIVRNLTKA from the coding sequence AGCCGCAGACCTATTCGATCGACGACCTCGCCCGTGATAAGCGAACCTGCTGGGACGGCGTGCGAAACTATCAGGCCCGCAACTTCATGCGCGACGACATGAAGCTCGGCGACGGCGTGCTGATCTATCACTCCAGCGCCGACCCTATCGGCGTCGCAGGCGTCGCCCGGGTCGCGCGCGAGGCCTACCCCGACCACACCGCCCTCGACAAGAAGAACGATCACTACGACCCCAAGTCGACGAAGGATGACCCCATCTGGATGATGGTCGATGTCGAGTTTGTCGAGAAGTTCGGCGAAGTTGTCACGCTTTCGACGCTGAGAAAAACGAAGGGTCTTGAGAAAATGCTGGTCCTCCAGCGCGGCCAGCGCCTGTCAGTCATGCCCGTCGAACCAACGCATTTCGAAATCGTCCGCAATCTGACCAAGGCGTAG